DNA sequence from the Salvia splendens isolate huo1 chromosome 19, SspV2, whole genome shotgun sequence genome:
TGTTTTTCGTTGATAGAAATGGGAGGAGAAGGATGTTTCTCGAGGGTTTCGATGATATGCATAAGAGAAACCAGAGCTCCATAAGCAGCCATGATtaacaactctctctctctatgtgaatgaaaatgaagtctGTAATAGATAGAAAACCAATCTTGTATTGTGAAGGATGCATACGTGGCAACTTGAAATCCACAAAAAATGCTGcacttagagcatctgcaacgcgGCGCGCGCCGCGTTCCGAGTCCCGTTCCTGAGGGACGGCACAGCCGCACGACGCGTTGCCGCCATCGTCTCGTCGCTTGTCCCGTGCCGTCGCGTCCCTTGGCCCGTGTCTccgagacacgagacgagccagctcgccacgcgcctgggcgacgtggcgcgacccggcgtagagcgtgacgcccactcgccggcccgcgagtgggcgtcgtcacgtgatgacgcaataattattattttttttaaaaaattcgaatttttaaaaaaaaaataaaaaaaaatgaaaaaaaaatcacggtaatattaccgttattttgttttttgttttatttttaattaatttttttactctataaataccactaactcatcctcatttcacacacaactacacatctaccaTTCCtaaatcatctcaatttcctcttCAATTTTTCATCTAACAACTCCTTaacaagatgtccggcgacggcaactacggcggtggAGGCTCCGGCGgatgggatctcaacgcgttcgccaattgggagaccatgatcaacacacaGGGAGGTTCtagttcgtcgacgccgggcacccagggttcggcgacgcccgggggtaccaaccacccaattttgacgttGATGCATATGCCCGCCCCTCCGCCTCGCGtaattcgcagggattatcccagattcgggaggattttcccgttgatcccacgccggaAGTAGTTCGCGGCAgtggaggtggccgagaagaggaggaggaggaggaggaggacgaggaggatctaggccggcatccgtatggccccaaagaaacgctggcggtgtacaacgcctggatcaccgtctcgtacgatcccatcgtcgggaaccaacaagcccggaagtgtttctgggaaaaggtctgcgaggtctaccaccagataaagccgaaaggctcATTCAAGCGGCACTATAAAATGCTCCGCTcccactttgaccgagtcgacaggcaggtcaaaaaattctgcggcatctactcggccgaagcggctCGTGTCCAAAGCGGGGCCACGGTAGCCGACATTTTGCCAGCCGCTTTGCGCACCTTCTACCAGGACACTCGTcaacaattcaaatttgttgatgtttggcaggccgtcaaggacgaggaacggtgggccggcggtgtccgctccagctcgggctcaacctcgaagcgcacgaggcatacggcgagtggccaatactcgtctggtggtgcgtctggtggtgacactgagggcatcagccaacctgaggctgaatcccaggagtttgcgggtacggtcggcgatgctggaggatccgtgcgtgggcgccgtcggccgcaagggacaaaggcggcgaaagcggctagagcaaggaagggccgaggcgaatcaagccagtcggcctcgggatcgggctcgcggggacgctcggacacacttatggtggcgtacgcgaccgccacaatggcggacacttcccgcttctcgtacgcccaattcacggcctggtggaacggaattgttgctatggcagcacaacttgaccttccgactccccctaaacctcgaccgcctccggaggatgattcgccggcggagtagtttttttttattttgtgtgtttttttattttgtgtttttttttttattttgtgtgtttatttagtttgtgtgttttttaataaagtgtgttttttaataaagtgtgtttgttttaattgaattgggttggaaaaaaaaatacaaattgaaattgaatgaatagtaattaagggatggaataagggacggttaagggacggagcgttgcaggctgcgtcccttagttaagggatggagtaaaaaaggacaacggggccctcaaatagtggccAAATAGTGGCTAAATAgtatttaagggacggaataagggacggtatagagacagcgttgtggatggccttatccTATGGGAGTACTATATACCATTtgcatatactccctccatctcaaggaagatgaccccttccttgggcggcacggagttttatgcaattttattttatttgttaaatggagagagtaaagtaagagagagggaataaagtagagagaaatgtGTCTCCATTTATGGTAATGAGTAatcttgaatgagacaaaccaaaaaggaaagtgagtcatctttagtggacggagggagtacttttcaaAGCTTTATCACTTAATCAACACCATACTTTATTTACAGTGTTAGTTATCATTCTTGCTAgtctaattttatttctttatttatagtAGTGTTCGTTATTCTAGCTAATCtatcctttttattttaaatactttagttatagtactccctctgttccttgttagtagaggcgtttcttttcaacacagagtttaagaataatgtgttaagtagatagagaataaagtaagagagatgattactttttgctaaaaatagaaatgactaaATTAACTTGGATttcccaaaataataaaatgactctattaatatGGAACGGATGCATTATTATCTATTATTCTAgtttagtttttaatttattttgaatgacaaatatttaattattttaaaatataaaatatattgcTTGTCTATttataaatctaattaaatcacaaatatttgataattttaaacttaaatatatacaaaattgaTCGAAATAATACGGAGAGCTATACCGAAAGGATATTGTAGGATTTCGAATAACGAATATGTGCGGAGAATGATATTATATGCTATATTTGATGTTGCAATGTATAGTCTTCAATGAGAAATGTTATTAATAGTAGTTATGTCAATGATACTGTCATTTTCACGACATTGTCGACAATTTTGATATCGAGATTGATTTCAGCTAAAGTTGTCGTAAATATCTCTAGCTTCTAACACTATTTATGTATCATCCCGACTTTTCTTATCTTCTTAGGTGATCTTAAAAGGACATCGAATGGGTAGCTAAGCGAAAGAGTATTGAATGTTCACAACCAATCAAGAGGAATCTTAAATTATGCATCAAACTATTAATTGTCAGATTTGATGAAAAGAATTTAAATCTAAGAAATAAAGCATAGTGGGCTTAACATAAAGCCAACGTGGGCTCAAtttaagaagaagaaaaaagtacTTTTTGGAGCCCACTCTAGAAAAACCCAATTCACTAAAATAATTCCTGCTTGAATACTCTCCACCTCCTGCTTAATTACCATAAATTTAATCCCAATGTTTTCACCACATGTACAATCTCCAATCACTTTCGCAGACAACCTTGAGCAACAAAGCAAGCATGATTATCAGCAAGCAGGTAACCTTTTCCCAATACCAGAATCATATAGTACCATTAAACATACAAATTTCATAATAAGTAGTGAACTTCGTAAACATACAGCCAATAATTCTTGTAAATCCTCTTCATCAAATTGGAATATCACAAATAAAGCACCATCTTAAACCAATAGTAGTCTCAAGATTAATTTTTGAGCATACATACTAACATAAGCTATAATTCTTGAACACAATCGCAAATCGAGGCCCTTTGGAACCATGTATAATGAGCCGAGAAATGTTGTTAACCGATAGAATGGACCGATAAATGTTTtgtaaatgtgcaggttgaacagTGAAGGTGGAGAATGCTAAGCGgagtttatgatttttattttattttaagtagaGGCTCAATGTGTTCTCAGATGTacatgtctccatacatgtgaCCGTATTCATCCCGCTGCATACTAAGGTTCTAGATAACATCGATTGATCTTCCATACTCTAATAAATATCTATTGATGAATAaggttttaaattttgaaaagtaaTATTTCCATTCAAATTTTAGTCATTAAGAGTTGATTTGAAATTGTCTCCCCTTTATTTCTAAGTGAATATAAGGTCATTGTTTTATCCCCTTTCTGTTCCCGTCTCCTTATTTCCCACCCTTGGTCACGGTTTCCCAGCTTTGCTATCCTCAGCAAAGTGCGGTCGTAACACATTATGTGATTATTTAACTCATTACCATCTCTATCTCTCACCATTCTTCCCTCTCATGTCGTTGTTGTTTACGGGACATTGATGTCAACGTCAAAAATATCTCACAATTATAAATAGTTTTTGGGTTCCCCAGCCAAAAATCCTAGCTTCGTCCCTGGCTTGGACTGCTCTGCAATCCTTGCTGGTTGCCCATCCCCAGGTCTACCGCCCGCCTCACTCCATGCACTGCCATCCCCTTGGGGCTTGGCCATGCCCCGGGTAAGCTATTAGTGGAGTATTAGTTAAACACAACCATTATGttgcataaaaaataaattgagtGAGATCcaattgaaataataaaattagaagCATTGAAGAATGGGAATGTGTTGAAGTTCAAAGGCCTATCCAGATCGTGTGGTCCACTTCTCAAAGGCAGTTGCAGATGCCACAAATGCTATCTTACACCCTTCTTCATCTTATTCCAAAACTGCATCAAAACTAATTGTACTACAACCAAAAGTGAAAATAATTGTAGTTAAACTAAAGTGCTCAACTCAAACTTGTCAGCCTTACATCAAAGATTTTCAGAATTTTGGTATTACTTTGAAAACTTGTTGCGAGCTCCTACGGAGTCAGAATTCACTGGTTTCACTAGTAAACCCACAATATACAACTCACTCTACtaacattatattataatatcaaataataaaaatagactTATGTTtgactaactttttccacttttatttacaaaatcaaaTACTTTTCTAAAATCCTGGCCGATCAAAAATGGGACTTCTATCCGATAGGATAAGTGCAGCATTTTTTGCGGATTTCAAGATGCCACGTATGCATCCTTCATAATACAAGATTGGTTTTCTATCTATTACAGttcttcattttcattcacataGAGAGAGAGTTGTTAATCATGGCTGCTTATGGAGCTCTGCTTTCTCTTATGCATATCATAGATACCCTCGACAAACATCCTTCTCCTCCCATTTCTATCAACCAAAAACATGTTCAGTCCCTCACTCAAAACATTACCTTCTTGCAGGAGTTTCTTGATTGCTATATTTCCCCTTTTGCTGATAGCCACGAAGCGGATCCATTGGAGCGTCGCATTGCTGATGCAGTTTACGCGGCTGAGGATGTTATCGAATCCCATATTGTGGATCAAATTCACAGTGGATCCACAATCGTTGCAGATCATGACTTCTATCACAATCTACAGAAAGTGATAGAAGAAATGGATCTGATCAACAAAGAGGTGAAGAGCATTGCTGTTGAAGCTCAGACCAAGCAGAAGCCCGTTGCTGCCTTGTCGGCGTCTTCTCCCACTGTGAAAGAGAACGTGATCGTGGGCTCTGACGAAGTGTTTCTTGAAGTTTTGGATAAGCTCACTAGTGATCAACTCAACCGCCAGATCATCCCCATCACGGGGATGGGTGGCATTGGTAAGACCACTCTTGCCATGAAACTATATGAGAATGCACTTGTTAAGGATCGTTTTGATATTCGTGCTTGGACTACAATCTCTCAAACTTATAATGTTAGAGAAACCCTTAGAGAAGTTCTTTTTCGAGCAAGTGGAGATTCTAGTAGTGATCTGAGTGAGAATGATTTGGGAGAAAAATTACACAAGTTTCTGTTTGGTATGAGATATCTCATAATAATGGATGATATGTGGAGCATAGAGGTGTGGGAGAAGATACAATTTTTCTTTCCTGATAACCAAAATGGGAGTCGAATAATCGTAACAACTAGGCTGTCTGActtgagttctaagttgaacGAGACTTGTATAATTGACATGAAATTTCTAGATGAGGCTAGTGGTTGGGATTTATTTCGTATGACCGTGTTTGGGAAAGAAAGTTGTCCAATTGAGTTGGAGAAGATTGGAAAGAATATTGTAGCAAATTGTAAAGGACTTCCTTTATCAATTGCTACAATAGGAGGTCTTTTGGCAAAATCTGAGCGCACAAAAGAATGTTGGGAGCGTATAGAgcaaaatttaaattcaattgtTATTAACGATGGATTTTGCTTGAAAATAGTGAGGATGAGCTATATCTATCTGCCGAACTATTTAAAGCCATGCTTTTTGTATATGGGTGTTTTTAAGGAAGATTACCGTATCCGTGTGTCAATGCTTGAGAAGTTATGGGTTTCTGAAGGATTTTTAAAACCAAGGAGTGGAAAATGTTTGGAAACACTTGCGCAAGAGTATTTTAAGGAATTGGTTGATAGAAATCTCGTTTTAGTTGATGAATTGGGGTCTACTGGAAACGTTAAGTATTGTAAAATTCATGATTTGTTGAGAGATTTGTGTTTGAAAGAAGCTGAAAAGGAAAGATTTTACCATGTCGTAAGAGATGATTCTCCGGCCAGTATTAGCGAACGTCGAGTCGTTCTTAAAACTGCAGGGTTGTTAGGATATTTGCCACACACTCGTACAATAATATGTGAGTACGACGAAACATCAAGTTCGGTTGATAAAGTTCTTCTGACTCGCGATCTTAGATTGTTGAGGACATTCAGAGCATGTGTTTCTGATAGTTATTTCCTAGAAAATGTGATTGAATTGGTGAACTCACGGTACCTTGCTACTATCACTGTTGATAATGACTCCAGATTTCTTAGTTCAATTGATCTCCTTTGGAATCTACAGACATTGATTATTGAATGTTGGAACTATCTTGATGTACCAAATGAAATTTGGAAACTGCATCAACTTCGGCATCTTGAATTTCTGGAGACTAcatttattctcccaaatccTCCTAGTGACGATAGTGACATTGTCATTATGGAGAATCTGCAAACACTCAAAGGAGTTGCGGATTTGTTATTGAATGAGGAGGTGGTTAAAAGAATTCCCAATGTGAAGAAATTTGATTTAACATACTATTCGGATCAAAAGGAGGGAGAAAACTGTCTAAGCTATCTTCAATGCTTCAGTAAATTGGAATGCTTACGCTGCAAAACCTTTGATCAAAGTGGTGACTTTTGGATGAGGATTAATTTCCCTAACTCTATCAAGAAGTTGGTTGTTCAAGACCATGATAGCACGGAGTTTGCCACAACGTGGGAAGACATATTGCCTAAAATCGGTTCGTTGCCTCTTCTTGAGAAGCTCGTATTAATAAATGGTGACTTCCAAACAGGCAAGTGGGAAACAATTGAAGGCCAGTTCCAGAACCTCAAGCTTCTACGGTTGTGGGAATGTGATCTAGTAAATTGGATTGTGTCAGACAGCTCCCACTTTCCACGTCTCGAGAAGCTTAGTCTCAATCGTTTATCCTTACTCGAGGAAATCCCATCTGAAGTTGGAGAAATAGCAACGCTGAAATCGATTTCGTTGTATTGGTGCAGTGAAGCAGTTGTGGCGTCAGCGAAAAAGATAGTAGAAGAACATGAGGATCTATATGGAGAGCAATTAGACCTTCATGAGGGTATTTGGTAAACATTGAACTGCAAAAGAGGTAATAAACATGCATTTTGTTTTTATGTAATTTGTTTTCAATCTTTTTTGCATTTGATAAACATTGGACTGCACAAGAGCATTTACATATGACCTCATATTTCTGTCAGAGTTGTTTGGTTCCTCTCATTGTGGAGCTGAGTGAGGCCAGAGCCGAGGGACAGCGAAGACGGAGAATGGCCGGAGATTGGTGGCGCCGTGGAGGgagtcggcggcggcggcggagggagaTTCTTCCATGGCTATGCACAAATGTTTATTTGTATTTaactttttttgttgttttagtgATGTTAGTGATatgattttgaatttatttataaacGAAACTTTGTtagagactattttttgtggagtagtattttgtGTTCATGATTTTTAGAAgataaaattttctatttttaaccGATGATATagttttgcaaaaaaaatgtaaacaaaatcaataattttataattttatcaatgtaaagaaaaataggattttttttaatttggtgtgaTATATTAAACTTAAACCTCTTATCATTAGATTATTTTTCTGTGGCAATTTGTAGGTTTAAGATCTAAAAATATTGCCAATCATTTTCCATGGAACcacaaataaaattgaatatgcCTATTTGAAATATAGGAAGTTGATTACGTAGATTGGGCTAGTACACATTTTTAGAATTTAGTGTGCATTTTTAGCCTCAGCCATTTATTCGAACTCGGAGAAATCCCATTTGAAGTTGGAGAAATAGCAACGCTGAGATCGATTTCGCAGCTGTGGTATGATCAAAAAAGATAGTAGAAGAACACGAGGATCTATATGGACACCGATTAGACCTTTGTGTTGGTGATTAGAAGATGTCGAAAACCGTCAAGACCGAGCTAGCTCAGGATGACTTAGAGATCACATTTTTAACCGTGTAACACAAAGTTTGAGCTTCTGTTTCTTGAATATTGTATGATCTTTGTGCTGTTACTTATGCTCTACTGTAAGAGCAACTATTGTGTTTCTATATAATTTATTCAATCATTTTGAATCTCATTAACATTGGACTGCAAAGAGGATTTACAAAGACAAGATCTTTCTTTCATGTAATTATAAAGTTTTTTGttattatataaatttgtgggatttaagaattatttttattcttactTCGTAGATTGTtaagattattattttataatctaAAATTAAGTTTATTGGTATTATAGGATAGTATTTACAAATTTATGAGGTTAACGAATATATGAATTCAATGCTGATTTGATGATTTTAAAAGATGTAATCTATCTTAAGATACTttatccgtccctgaaaatttgtcacttatttccattttcgtccgtccctaaaaatttgtcacatttcactttcacCATTTTTGTCgtggacctcatatttcactaactcattcccagtcacattttattataaaactaatatataaaagtaggacttatatgccactaactttttcaacccactttgtattacatttcttaaaacccgtgccgggtcaaatggtgacaaattatgggggacggagggagtaatatttttagtTGTAGAATGAAAAATTACGTCTAAATTATCTTAAATTGAAGATATTGATACATTAGATTTCAGATGATGATGAATTAGAAGTGAGAACACAAAAAAACTGCAAAAACCTGGAAGTATTTTTTATTCTTACTTCGTAGATTGTAAAGATTATTATTTtaaacttgtttgatttttatattttgggtTTAACTATTTTAGAAATAATTTTCGTGGATAATCATTTTCATGGCTCTTTGCCGGAGTATTCCAAAGCAAAGAAGATGAAGCAAAAGCCACATTAGATTTCAGATGATGCTGAATTAGAATCGGGTTTCAAACTCCTTCAAGAACAACACAATTCAAATATGTACACAACATGGATATCAGTAGCAAAATACCATCATTAGATCATGTGGAGCAAAACATAATCAGTAGCAAAATGCCTCATTAGAGATCAACAAAACACGGTCTCTCGGCGttgctatccttagcaaagTGCAGTCGTAACACATTATGTGATTATTTAACTCTTTACCATCtatatctctattatttaaCTCATTACCATCTATATCTCTCACCATTCTTCCCTCTCATGTCGTTGTTTACTGGACATTGATGTCAACGTCAAAAATAGCTCACATTATAAACAGTTTTTGGGCTCCCCCAGCCAAAAAATCCTAGCTTCGTCACTCGCTTAGACTGCTTTGCAATCCTTGCTGGTTGCCCATCCCTAGGTCTACCCCCCGCCTCACTCCATGCACAACCATTCCCTTGGGGCTTGGCCATGCCTCAAGTCCGGCCCAATAAAGTGCATCGTTTTGCGTACCCTAACAATGACATTTACAAAACCCATTAGTATGACTTGTCCAAGACTAAGAGCATCTTCCACCATTACaataaactcaaactcattctGGTGTAAATGTTACACTAAATATTGATTTTACTTCAACCatatatattaaattcaaaactaaaataatattccTCACTCACTtaatttttatacttttcaattATTCTTTTATCTAAATTAGACACTAACCACATGACACTTTGTcaataacttaaattaaatataataaaattaattacttaattaattaatataactgtatatgaaatatattatttattaaataacaaaGTACTAcataatttagaaaatttaaatacaataaaaaatactataaaaatattaCAACGTACACATGAAACaactaaaattcaaaatttaaaagtattggaggatttgattttgatttacgGGGTTATTATTAGATTAAGGTTTTATTAGTTGTTGTACTTTAAATTAGATTAAGGTTTTATTAGTTGTTGTACTTTTAATTAGATTAAGGTTTTATTAGTTGTAGTACTTTTATTAGTCTtctgcattttattttatgaatttggcTATTTTAGAATTTCCATATTATGTATCGTTTCAATTAATAATGTTTAACTATTAtttgttatattgatagcataTTTAGTTTGATATTATGATTTAGGCATAACATTAGTTTAAAAGTAATGATTCTGTCAatttttaactaaaataaatgactcaacttattttaacacaagtaatacccgcaagtgtacggggctagtgtagcaatcagtaagcaagagtatcgtatcccacagagacaattttgtatcaacttaactaccacgaacaaaaatcaactactatctagacaatcaaatgcagtttggtttgttctaacaactaataaaagcatataataagCAAATAACAATTCAGACAAGGAAACACGGTGTGATAATGATATGAATgataatatggagaaattgtagaactcaaggatccgatgcacaattccaagctcttatccaattgattcgctttaccttttggtgtctctagagttactaagtcaaccacgattatagattaaaccccctcccgaggtgagaaacctgtagattagatgctagaattgaagtccccttctaatcctaaaacctctaactcccaaaagttcgattaggttaatgacctcactcaaaacctcaactctcccgagttctattgtattaaggtgtgaattattcttctttccggattaactatttcatctcccgattaatctaattaatcctacacaatcaagtggtgatcaagcaattgaaaggaataaacccaagaataaacaaataactacaagagcaaggcaagaaccaaatcaatcggataaaaactatgaaattagtgcatcatcaccaagaattctacaagagaggtttagctactcatgtttatAAAGAAAATCATGTTCAAAACAAATGAattcaacaaatacatgaagTAAAGATAGTAAGACTCCTGTGAGATCAATCGATGGAGAGGTGACTTCAATCTCC
Encoded proteins:
- the LOC121778465 gene encoding putative late blight resistance protein homolog R1A-10 — protein: MAAYGALLSLMHIIDTLDKHPSPPISINQKHVQSLTQNITFLQEFLDCYISPFADSHEADPLERRIADAVYAAEDVIESHIVDQIHSGSTIVADHDFYHNLQKVIEEMDLINKEVKSIAVEAQTKQKPVAALSASSPTVKENVIVGSDEVFLEVLDKLTSDQLNRQIIPITGMGGIGKTTLAMKLYENALVKDRFDIRAWTTISQTYNVRETLREVLFRASGDSSSDLSENDLGEKLHKFLFGMRYLIIMDDMWSIEVWEKIQFFFPDNQNGSRIIVTTRLSDLSSKLNETCIIDMKFLDEASGWDLFRMTVFGKESCPIELEKIGKNIVANCKGLPLSIATIGGLLAKSERTKECWERIEQNLNSIVINDGFCLKIVRMSYIYLPNYLKPCFLYMGVFKEDYRIRVSMLEKLWVSEGFLKPRSGKCLETLAQEYFKELVDRNLVLVDELGSTGNVKYCKIHDLLRDLCLKEAEKERFYHVVRDDSPASISERRVVLKTAGLLGYLPHTRTIICEYDETSSSVDKVLLTRDLRLLRTFRACVSDSYFLENVIELVNSRYLATITVDNDSRFLSSIDLLWNLQTLIIECWNYLDVPNEIWKLHQLRHLEFLETTFILPNPPSDDSDIVIMENLQTLKGVADLLLNEEVVKRIPNVKKFDLTYYSDQKEGENCLSYLQCFSKLECLRCKTFDQSGDFWMRINFPNSIKKLVVQDHDSTEFATTWEDILPKIGSLPLLEKLVLINGDFQTGKWETIEGQFQNLKLLRLWECDLVNWIVSDSSHFPRLEKLSLNRLSLLEEIPSEVGEIATLKSISLYWCSEAVVASAKKIVEEHEDLYGEQLDLHEGIW